From the Anoplopoma fimbria isolate UVic2021 breed Golden Eagle Sablefish chromosome 14, Afim_UVic_2022, whole genome shotgun sequence genome, one window contains:
- the LOC129101977 gene encoding uncharacterized protein KIAA2026: MSSQSKWENSSTKDVDLMITEDGLSNGTCEVETMVALHCPGDSGDVTAEGDKLALGNDGMSEFSNSDLSLPEVCISTNSNSFEEDMNYEVQQAYRIFTGFLSDKHKGITSPFLNPSGHQEAQHGIGGVRGWGQAQLRQSMCLRRMEERFINQEYETITEFVADFRLMLENCYRYHGVDHWISKQAQKLEIMLEQKLTLLSRTLREKTTLTVTSKGRFGAEEERGSGGTSTRRRLAPRSLATITVGGHESIMVQALRLEEQQRAKEEKRQRELEKKEAEEMSAKEVEEWEQTLLSQASPHTVDTLWELPAIGHFLCLAQTALNLPEIVFFDLERCLLMPRCSLLLSKIMSSLLSPPQRRATLLRRPVLPYRRWESELRQRVMGWYRAVGASRDQPGRAQQLGLCHQFFSTLGEVSPLEEKPFHLLPLYQRVWLLKGLCDHVYETQKYVQDALLAQPIHECRESILGYDGKDNCYIHFPHFCGADLRIYCQSHSATPVFPFSSVLVKRVDIEPGTEGEESDGMKEEEVTSDRGCYGGSMDTGESDGFAKGRAETLGVFKGEIRQVEEDDKVFESWSLKKEEGSESGSSDGDSCEDSKLDSKKHTNSFSHTSPIGGSDVEMYLKEESEHQSKRLTSKQEQGFSLSSIRTIKAETPEPCLSVGEHSYTGRSPARLVSLASPHKPVKMEGGSPSQQYQRSPCLDCCKSKTSTVKSEEHDCCCGTSGHATQLSSESSQNSSEERVNDKIWTKKKKRKKTREGEQLPRVKGNRDQLQHVDGVRLSSADTTKSEVHRVARTIKRKDKKKKQKTGKKLEPSKKIKEEPPVQPSFKLVCTSLEDLRELISKTEDELDDLESTKKRLGRWYYKREAVKDLHSTLIRLLNELSPWEPKLVKAYQRNRLRLKKEFDEFKKHPDYNNFVREESISSSSSSDDDDDDEETGLGKEVCSFSDHYGRSEEEDLEHMVPRGLWSGGNTREFVAESAGERTVNYKPPNHIKQPLASTEKHVRLLPRSQTGSSNIISTPDSGPQSRSEVRPSNQSRDSDSALAARVTAQAPLSPRTPILHPTTGLPKGYTPIPTLLAKSVGNKVTLMKWPADFTGINIIDRRSKGSLVSLPTSTVTTTKLSKAQSSPSSSQQYTQQMQAQGRQQKEVERQPGMAAGTAALPKSPQTKPNQAVTKNPVQVVYKVSEGLGHLIRKDSSSPVKISVVDQNTGEKIMQKLVILPSNLLIHKTEEQVPPLHQQQSKVIPAPVSKVASPFCMSTNVPGFTISENRIPVQQVAPLKDARTVRTSFSSVSPLLQQGALNTAGLKVAQACGPQAITPQGVTPNPSPITTTLSSAVSTESIKSTDPKQELKTVCIRDSQSILVTTRGGNTAIVKVRTSSDHNALGSSPTSPVITISPQLKAFLVSKTSQTLSPSAPSQTSPCTFPGVTSISVAQAQKQIPSLFKSPSSLTTPMLAAVTGSVPVTGPGSQTAGTSVAMSQGSNTSAVSTVATKIGQLVQTPAAGSHFHTSLVKNTVVVPSLSNTGGVQVLKQAEFISKTGMKRASTDERSQVTKFILVTPSSSSTSNVALSKGTPSYTKALPSSRVMFISQPTATSSTTSVGSSPKQAMATGASGQLLTTSLASQTLKMGLSTGQPVVSSEALSKVKNITLPSGVQIQLSGKTTAIGQTTGALSHSPSKSTPVSASDTGRPTATTTGMVPLTSSNTITSSSAQLASNSSLLTSCQLPSFTMFSQQGFSTSTSTAANLPAGNVIKKDLCPPSSTLSSNSPAQVTSAVQRSPAQTSTPSLVRHPSNIPSSSGEENTSFLSPSQLAHSKTQTPISSATTTNIPIATSTTATIQQRIVINTSTPLAAGTQIVLNNARFVVPPQGLGPGSHVLIISSPAPQQVPTASATSAGASVPPQGASHVPVAPRAPVLPQSPARLPGVPVISSPFVACIPAVGPSLPATTPNVTPVRLTGMPGLGSTWLPSKTNVVSALPRLPATQVGNCASPPVGTPTPPRLGSVPALVSPAVTSAPALDSALTTIRLAAGTATPAECLSTLSPAVAPRLSRLSAPLSSLPVLSSPLPVALPSPVMPPLSSTAAPVLAGTPALYSSLPAQQVISMTTPGPDSQPQHAAVGIAAPSTAPSLTLMHTGTHQDTTSVRKTVPAVMQPVLAGARTQILPTVAVPPILSVVSRMQTLPVATVPPIGSTFNTFETAPVITAPSSSSSVTMTLAQNNTTHPPAVMSNQALGKHGMQTSSLGIHTNVASKLLISSDGAVLNTVQCLVNPVACPKPLDALVVSPNSPTGALHTHDSSLQPSREERKCTK; the protein is encoded by the exons ATGTCTTCACAATCCAAATGGGAGAACAGCAGCACTAAAGACGTTGATCTGATGATAACTGAGGATGGGCTCAGTAATGGCACCTGTGAAGTTGAGACTATGGTAGCATTGCACTGTCCTGGCGACAGTGGAGATGTTACCGCTGAGGGTGACAAGCTTGCACTTGGCAATGATGGCATGTCAGAGTTTTCAAACAGTGACCTCTCTCTGCCCGAGGTGTGCATATCCACCAACAGCAATAGTTTTGAGGAGGATATGAACTATGAGGTCCAACAAGCCTATAGGATATTCACTGGCTTTCTCTCAGACAAGCACAAAGGGATCACCAGCCCGTTCCTCAATCCCAGCGGCCACCAGGAGGCCCAGCATGGTATTGGAGGGGTCCGTGGCTGGGGTCAGGCACAACTCAGGCAGTCCATGTGCTTacggaggatggaggagaggttTATCAACCAAGAGTATGAGACCATAACAGAGTTTGTTGCAGACTTCAGGCTGATGTTGGAGAACTGTTACCGCTACCATGGAGTGGACCACTGGATCTCCAAACAGGCTCAAAAGCTGGAAATCATGCTGGAGCAGAAGCTTACATTGCTGTCCag GACGCTACGAGAGAAGACTACTTTGACAGTGACCTCTAAAGGCCGTTTTGGTGCAGAGGAGGAACGGGGTTCAGGGGGCACCTCAACGAGGAGGAGGCTGGCACCTCGTAGCCTGGCAACCATCACTGTCGGTGGGCATGAGTCCATCATGGTTCAGGCCCTACGGCTGGAAGAACAACAGAGGGCcaaggaggagaagag GCAACGTGAGCTTGAGAAGAAAGAAGCGGAGGAAATGTCAGCCAAAGAGGTGGAAGAGTGGGAGCAGACTTTGCTGTCCCAGGCTTCCCCCCACACCGTGGACACACTTTGGGAACTCCCTGCTATAGGGCACTTCCTCTGTCTTGCTCAGACTGCACTTAACCTCCCAGAGATTGTATTTTTTGATCTTGAGCGTTGTTTGCTGATGCCCCGTTGTAGCCTCCTCCTGTCCAAAATCATGTCTTCCCTACTGTCCCCACCCCAGCGGAGGGCCACTCTGCTCCGCCGGCCTGTCCTGCCTTACCGCCGCTGGGAGTCAGAACTCAGGCAGCGGGTCATGGGCTGGTATCGAGCTGTTGGTGCCTCACGTGATCAGCCAGGTCGGGCTCAGCAATTGGGACTCTGCCACCAGTTTTTCAGCACTCTCGGGGAGGTGAGCCCCTTGGAGGAGAAACCCTTTCACTTGCTGCCCCTCTACCAGCGAGTATGGCTTCTGAAGGGGCTGTGTGATCATGTGTATGAGACACAGAAATATGTGCAGGATGCTCTCCTGGCCCAGCCCATCCATGAATGTAGGGAGTCTATTTTGGGCTATGACGGCAAGGACAATTGCTACATACATTTTCCACATTTCTGTGGGGCAGACCTGAGAATCTACTGCCAGAGCCACAGCGCTACCCCAGTTTTCCCTTTCTCTTCTGTATTGGTCAAAAGAGTTGATATCGAGCCAGGGACCGAGGGTGAAGAGTCGGATGGAATGAAGGAAGAGGAGGTTACAAGTGACAGAGGGTGTTATGGAGGCTCAATGGACACAGGGGAGTCTGACGGTTTTGCGAAGGGGAGAGCAGAGACACTTGGGGTTTTCAAAGGGGAAATTAGGCAGGTAGAGGAAGATGATAAAGTGTTTGAATCGTGGTCActgaagaaggaggaggggtCTGAATCAGGGTCCTCTGATGGAGACTCCTGTGAAGACTCGAAATTGGactcaaaaaaacacactaactCCTTTTCACACACTAGTCCTATTGGAGGAAGTGATGtggaaatgtatttgaaagaaGAGTCCGAGCATCAGTCCAAGCGGCTCACATCAAAACAGGAGCAGGGCTTCTCGTTGAGCTCAATACGCACCATTAAagcagagacaccggagccctGTCTGAGTGTAGGGGAGCACAGCTACACGGGCAGATCTCCTGCTCGCTTAGTGAGTCTGGCCTCCCCACACAAACCAGTCAAAATGGAAGGAGGAAGTCCAAGTCAACAATACCAAAGGTCTCCCTGTTTGGATTGttgtaaaagtaaaactagTACTGTTAAATCTGAGGAGCATGACTGCTGCTGTGGCACATCAGGGCATGCAACACAGTTGTCTTCGGAGAGTTCTCAAAATTCCAGTGAAGAGAGGGTGAATGACAAaatctggacaaaaaaaaaaaagcggaaGAAAACTCGAGAGGGGGAACAACTGCCGAGGGTGAAAGGAAACCGCGATCAGCTGCAGCATGTTGACGGGGTGAGGCTGTCCTCGGCTGACACTACCAAATCTGAAGTGCACAGAGTTGCCAGAACgatcaaaagaaaagacaagaagaaaaaacaaaaaacag GAAAAAAGCTAGAACCTTCAAAGAAAATTAAAGAGGAACCTCCAGTTCAGCCATCATTTAAG TTGGTATGCACCAGTCTTGAGGACTTGCGAGAGCTGATCAGTAAGACAGAAGATGAGCTTGATGACCTGGAGAGCACCAAAAAGAGATTG GGTCGGTGGTATTATAAGAGAGAAGCAGTGAAAGACCTCCACAGCACTCTAATCAGACTACTGAATGAGCTTTCACCCTGGGAACCCAAACTTGTTAAGGCCTACCAAAGGAACAG GCTCCGTTTGAAGAAGGAATTTGATGAATTCAAGAAGCACCCAGACTACAATAACTTTGTGCGTGAGGAGAgtatttcatcatcatcatcgtccgatgatgatgacgatgatgaagagACGGGTTTAGGGAAGGAAGTGTGTTCATTTTCGGATCATTACGGAAGATCAGAAGAGGAGGACCTGGAACACATGGTTCCCAGAGGTCTTTGGAGTGGAG GAAACACCAGGGAGTTTGTGGCTGAGTCTGCTGGAGAAAGAACAGTGAACTACAAACCTCCCAACCACATAAAACAACCTCTGGCCAGCACAGAGAAACACGTCCGTCTGCTGCCAAGAAGTCAGACTGGCAGCAGTAACATTATTTCGACCCCTGACTCAGGGCCACAATCTAGATCTGAGGTGAGACCATCAAATCAATCCAGGGATTCAGACTCAGCATTGGCAGCAAGGGTGACAGCCCAGGCTCCTCTGTCACCTAGAACCCCCATCCTCCATCCCACCACTGGACTACCTAAGGGCTACACGCCCATCCCCACCCTACTAGCTAAGAGTGTGGGAAACAAAGTGACCTTAATGAAATGGCCTGCTGATTTTACGGGGATCAACATCATAGATAGACGGAGCAAAGGGTCTTTGGTCTCCCTGCCTACCTCTACGGTGACTACCACAAAACTTTCAAAAGCACAAAGCTCTCCATCAAGTTCCCAGCAGTACACGCAGCAAATGCAGGCTCAAGGACGACAACAGAAGGAAGTAGAAAGACAGCCAGGAATGGCTGCAGGGACAGCAGCTCTTCCTAAATCACCACAGACGAAACCTAACCAGGCTGTAACAAAAAATCCTGTCCAGGTGGTGTACAAAGTATCTGAGGGGCTGGGTCACCTCATAAGGAAAGACAGCAGCAGCCCGGTCAAGATTTCTGTCGTGGATCAGAACACTGGGGAGAAGATTATGCAGAAATTGGTGATTCTGCCTTCTAACCTTCTCATTCACAAAACTGAAGAACAGGTGCCTCCTCTACATCAACAACAGTCTAAGGTCATCCCGGCCCCAGTTTCTAAAGTGGCCAGCCCCTTCTGCATGTCCACCAATGTGCCTGGGTTCACTATTTCCGAAAACAGAATCCCCGTTCAGCAAGTGGCCCCCCTAAAAGATGCCAGGACAGTGAGAAcatcattttcttctgtttcaccTCTACTGCAACAGGGGGCCCTAAACACAGCAGGGCTCAAGGTAGCACAAGCCTGCGGCCCCCAAGCTATCACACCTCAAGGTGTCACGCCAAACCCTTCACCCATCACCACAACTCTTTCTAGTGCAGTTTCTACTGAGTCTATTAAATCCACAGACCCTAAACAGGAGCTTAAGACTGTGTGTATCCGGGACTCGCAGTCCATCCTGGTAACAACTAGAGGAGGCAACACGGCCATCGTCAAAGTCCGGACATCCTCAGACCATAACGCCCTTGGTTCTTCGCCCACCAGTCCAGTTATCACCATCTCACCTCAGTTAAAAGCCTTCCTCGTCTCCAAGACATCACAgactctctctccttctgctccCTCTCAGACTTCCCCTTGCACCTTCCCAGGAGTAACGAGTATCTCAGTGGCCCAGGCTCAGAAGCAGATTCCTTCACTATTTAAGTCCCCTTCCAGCCTCACAACACCCATGCTTGCCGCAGTCACTGGTAGCGTTCCTGTTACAGGCCCGGGAAGCCAGACTGCAGGCACTTCTGTGGCTATGAGTCAAGGCTCCAACACCTCAGCTGTTTCTACAGTTGCAACAAAGATTGGCCAGCTAGTGCAGACTCCAGCTGCTGGTTCTCATTTTCACACTTCATTagtaaaaaacactgttgttgTCCCATCACTGAGTAATACTGGTGGTGTCCAAGTTCTCAAACAAGCAGAGTTCATCAGCAAGACCGGTATGAAGCGGGCAAGTACAGATGAGAGATCCCAAGTTACTAAATTCATCCTTGTTAcgccctcttcttcctccacctcaAATGTAGCCCTATCAAAAGGCACACCCTCTTACACAAAAGCACTTCCTAGTTCAAGAGTCATGTTTATCAGCCAGCCAACAGCAACATCATCCACCACCTCTGTGGGAAGCTCTCCGAAACAGGCAATGGCAACGGGGGCCAGTGGACAGCTGCTGACCACGTCATTAGCTAGTCAGACTCTAAAGATGGGACTAAGCACAGGCCAACCTGTTGTCAGCTCAGAAGCATTGTCCAAGGTCAAGAACATCACTCTGCCCTCAG gtgTTCAAATCCAGTTGTCAGGGAAGACAACAGCCATTGGACAGACGACGGGTGCTCTGTCACATTCTCCTTCCAAGAGCACACCAGTGTCTGCCTCAGATACAGGCCGTCCAACAGCCACCACCACTGGAATGGTCCCGCTTACAAGTTCAAATACCATCACCAGCTCTTCTGCCCAGCTTGCCTCTAACTCTTCTCTGCTCACCAGCTGTCAGCTCCCTTCCTTCACCATGTTCTCCCAACAAGGCTTTTCCACATCCACATCTACTGCCGCCAATCTGCCCGCAGGAAACGTGATCAAGAAGGACCTTTGTCCGCCTTCGAGTACACTGTCCAGCAACTCTCCTGCTCAGGTAACTTCTGCTGTGCAGAGAAGCCCAGCCCAGACCTCCACACCCAGTCTTGTCCGTCATCCTTCAAATATCCCAAGTAGCTCTGGTGAGGAAAACACTTCCTTTTTATCTCCGTCTCAACTAGCTCACAGTAAAACCCAAACACCCATCTCCTCTGCAACAACCACCAATATCCCAATCGCCACTTCAACTACGGCCACAATCCAGCAGAGGATAGTCATCAACACCTCTACACCTCTTGCTGCTGGCACACAGATTGTCCTTAACAATGCACGTTTTGTAGTCCCTCCCCAGGGTTTGGGTCCAGGCAGCCATGTCCTTATCATCTCTAGCCCTGCACCACAACAAGTGCCTACTGCCAGTGCTACCAGCGCTGGTGCATCAGTACCTCCCCAAGGGGCAAGTCATGTCCCTGTAGCCCCTCGAGCACCGGTTTTACCCCAATCCCCAGCCAGGCTGCCTGGTGTGCCAGTAATAAGTTCTCCTTTTGTAGCATGCATACCTGCTGTTGGTCCATCATTGCCAGCAACTACTCCAAATGTCACACCAGTCAGACTAACTGGAATGCCTGGCCTGGGCTCAACGTGGTTACCCAGTAAGACAAATGTAGTGTCTGCTCTGCCTAGGCTGCCAGCTACACAGGTTGGTAACTGTGCATCACCACCTGTAGGTACACCCACTCCGCCAAGGTTAGGCAGTGTACCAGCCCTAGTTTCCCCAGCAGTAACCAGTGCCCCTGCTCTTGACTCAGCCCTAACTACAATCAGGTTAGCTGCTGGTACAGCCACCCCAGCTGAATGTTTATCCACCCTTTCGCCTGCAGTAGCACCCCGCTTGTCCAGATTGTCAGCTCCTCTATCATCCTTGCCTGTTTTATCCAGCCCATTACCTGTTGCCCTGCCCAGCCCTGTCATGCCACCCCTCTCCTCAACTGCAGCTCCTGTGTTAGCAGGCACACCAGCTTTGTATTCTTCTCTTCCTGCCCAGCAGGTGATTTCAATGACAACCCCGGGCCCAGACAGCCAGCCACAGCACGCAGCAGTCGGAATTGCAGCCCCGTCCACTGCTCCATCACTGACTTTAATGCATACGGGAACACATCAAGACACCACATCAGTCAGAAAAACGGTGCCTGCAGTCATGCAACCAGTGCTTGCTGGCGCACGGACACAGATATTGCCCACAGTGGCCGTCCCACCAATTTTAAGTGTAGTGTCTAGAATGCAGACGCTGCCCGTTGCTACAGTTCCACCAATCGGAAGCACTTTCAACACATTTGAAACAGCACCTGTGATCACAGCACCTTCATCCAGCAGCAGTGTAACTATGACACTAGCTCAAAACAACACGACCCACCCACCTGCAGTTATGAGCAATCAAGCTCTTGGAAAGCACGGTATGCAGACCTCATCCTTAGGTATACATACCAATGTGGCATCCAAGCTACTCATTAGTTCTGATGGCGCTGTTTTGAACACAGTTCAGTGTCTGGTCAATCCCGTGGCCTGCCCCAAACCACTGGATGCACTAGTGGTTTCCCCCAACAGTCCCACTGGAGCATTACACACACATGATTCCTCTTTACAGCCCTCACGGGAAGAAAGAAAGTGTACCAAGTAA
- the mlana gene encoding melanoma antigen recognized by T-cells 1, with amino-acid sequence MPCNRTDRMPRGDFNIYFATSRRGHVRAEEAVGIVLLVVILAALFIVGCWYLKKRGGYKIIRSPRSGSPSHTGGQYSEAGPSADNKMALADFGSFRPMVPNAPPAYEKISSGPLPPPPYSP; translated from the exons ATGCCGTGTAATCGTACAGACAGGATGCCTCGTGGAGacttcaacatttattttgctacCAGCAGAAGAGGACATGTCAGAGCTGAGGA GGCAGTGGGTATAGTTCTGCTGGTGGTTATTCTGGCCGCTCTCTTCATCGTGGGCTGCTGGTACCTCAAGAAGAGGGGTGGCTACAAAATAATCAGG AGCCCTAGATCAGGGTCACCAAGTCACACAGGAGGCCAGTACTCAGAGGCAGGACCTTCAGCAGATAACAAGATGGCTCTTGCCGACTTTGGTAGCTTCCGACCTATG GTTCCTAATGCTCCTCCCGCCTATGAAAAGATTTCCTCTGGGccgctgcctcctcctccctatTCCCCCTAA